One genomic region from Caballeronia sp. M1242 encodes:
- a CDS encoding DUF4118 domain-containing protein, with translation MQIKNSKRWAPRGAKRWLIAGAALFAAGVIRTMLHPLLGPVMPGAAFLIAAALVQYYCGLAPASFVMLAGLVIADYLFVPPYGRIDVIDASDFRLLISYPLITIVVITLIERLRRAQYRAELLAAVAQSRYEMLLRHDNERLIARRATDEMHRMLHHIAQYNRSLIVIKALDLANGVSPGSVVAAATATRNGVFDDTSFGSGIAYGTKHAEAHEEDLARVSVRLTPGHHRIRFRSGGRDDWQAVECVCERFVTPSGDFLILRAED, from the coding sequence ATGCAAATCAAAAACTCCAAACGGTGGGCGCCGCGCGGAGCAAAGAGGTGGCTCATCGCCGGAGCAGCACTTTTTGCCGCCGGCGTCATCAGAACGATGCTGCACCCGTTGCTCGGTCCCGTCATGCCCGGCGCGGCTTTCCTGATCGCTGCGGCGCTCGTTCAGTACTATTGCGGCCTCGCGCCCGCCTCGTTCGTGATGTTGGCGGGGCTCGTGATCGCCGACTATCTGTTCGTCCCGCCGTACGGGCGCATCGACGTCATCGACGCTTCCGACTTCCGGCTGCTCATCTCCTATCCGCTCATCACGATCGTCGTCATCACGCTGATCGAGCGCTTGCGACGCGCGCAGTATCGCGCGGAGTTGCTCGCGGCGGTCGCGCAGTCGCGCTATGAAATGCTGCTGCGTCACGACAACGAGCGGCTCATCGCGCGTCGCGCCACGGACGAAATGCATCGGATGCTGCATCACATCGCGCAATACAATCGCTCGCTCATCGTCATCAAGGCGCTCGACCTGGCGAACGGCGTGTCGCCCGGCAGTGTCGTGGCGGCGGCGACTGCCACGCGCAACGGCGTCTTCGACGACACATCGTTCGGCTCAGGCATCGCGTACGGGACGAAGCATGCCGAGGCGCACGAAGAGGATCTTGCCCGCGTAAGCGTTCGCCTGACGCCGGGGCATCACCGCATCCGTTTCCGGTCCGGCGGACGCGACGACTGGCAAGCCGTCGAGTGCGTGTGCGAGCGCTTCGTCACGCCGTCGGGCGACTTCCTGATCCTGCGAGCAGAAGACTGA
- a CDS encoding carboxylesterase encodes MNAPEFSSAHGHDHAVLLLHGLSSSPLELRFLARFLADEGFATHTPELRGYSAGTGHEAMEGWIDAAVKEFDALAARYRHVSVCGLSMGATLAAAVAQRRPDARALLLLSVTLDYDGWAIPWYRFLLNYLYYTPLRSRYRYREEEPYGLRNEALRSKIARAMQKNEISEVGPASIAMPALHEASRLAHAVRKELKGITTDCLIIHAIDDETSSPHNARFVGKNVGASFLRTIWLDDSYHMITSDNEREVVARECALFLRESAAASESNHAPTPVVSRALARRLRQLATVARKA; translated from the coding sequence ATGAACGCGCCCGAGTTTTCATCGGCACACGGCCACGATCACGCCGTTTTGCTTCTGCACGGCCTTTCCAGTTCGCCACTCGAACTGCGTTTCCTCGCGCGCTTTCTCGCCGACGAAGGTTTCGCAACGCATACGCCGGAATTGCGCGGATACAGCGCGGGCACCGGACACGAAGCGATGGAAGGATGGATCGACGCGGCCGTCAAGGAATTCGACGCGCTTGCCGCGCGCTATCGCCACGTCTCCGTATGCGGGCTTTCGATGGGCGCGACGCTCGCAGCGGCAGTCGCGCAACGACGCCCGGACGCGCGCGCGTTGTTGCTGCTGTCGGTCACGCTCGACTACGACGGCTGGGCGATACCGTGGTACCGCTTCCTGCTTAACTACCTCTACTACACGCCGTTGCGCTCACGCTACCGCTATCGCGAAGAGGAGCCCTACGGCTTGCGCAACGAGGCGTTGCGCTCGAAGATCGCGCGCGCGATGCAGAAGAACGAAATCAGCGAAGTCGGTCCCGCGTCCATCGCCATGCCGGCGCTGCACGAAGCCAGCCGCCTCGCTCACGCGGTGCGCAAGGAGCTGAAGGGCATCACGACGGACTGCCTCATCATTCACGCCATCGACGACGAGACGTCGAGCCCGCATAACGCGCGCTTCGTGGGCAAGAACGTCGGGGCGTCGTTCCTCCGCACGATCTGGCTCGACGATTCATATCACATGATCACATCGGATAACGAGCGCGAAGTCGTCGCGCGGGAATGCGCGCTCTTCTTGCGCGAAAGCGCGGCCGCCTCGGAATCGAACCATGCGCCGACGCCGGTCGTGTCGCGCGCCCTCGCGCGACGTTTGCGGCAATTGGCGACCGTTGCGAGGAAGGCATGA
- a CDS encoding MipA/OmpV family protein gives MNRTCAVAAALALVLTATTHPADADEPPPASDWKVSIGPGLYVFPKYPGSSKLQVLPFPVQDISWKERIFSQGPDVLGVNALTGENYHVGASLSFDFQSRSASDDSRLKGLPNVHYGPKLRLFADYTWWAFTGAAAVYQDIAGTGQGLTAMTDLYMSAPLGKLLLSVGPGLTWANAAYTRTFFGVSAQESAASGLPQYATGSGLRDIHLGLNATYTMNAHWSADVTAQIGRLEKYAGGSPITERRLDLNGVASVAYHF, from the coding sequence ATGAATCGCACGTGCGCGGTCGCGGCGGCCCTCGCCCTTGTGCTAACGGCTACTACGCACCCGGCGGACGCTGATGAGCCGCCGCCCGCGAGTGACTGGAAGGTGTCGATCGGGCCCGGCCTGTACGTCTTTCCGAAGTATCCCGGCTCGTCGAAATTGCAGGTGCTGCCGTTCCCGGTTCAGGACATATCGTGGAAGGAACGCATCTTCTCGCAAGGCCCGGACGTGCTCGGCGTGAATGCGTTGACGGGCGAGAACTATCACGTCGGTGCGTCGCTAAGCTTCGATTTTCAATCGCGATCCGCCTCCGACGACTCCCGTCTGAAGGGCTTGCCTAATGTCCACTACGGCCCCAAGCTGCGGCTTTTTGCAGACTACACGTGGTGGGCGTTCACCGGCGCGGCTGCCGTCTATCAGGACATCGCCGGAACGGGGCAAGGTCTCACCGCGATGACGGACCTCTATATGTCGGCTCCGTTGGGCAAGCTCTTGCTCTCGGTCGGGCCGGGCCTGACGTGGGCGAATGCAGCTTATACGAGGACCTTTTTCGGCGTCAGCGCGCAGGAAAGCGCCGCGTCCGGCTTGCCCCAGTACGCGACGGGTTCCGGCTTGCGCGATATCCACCTCGGCCTGAACGCGACGTACACGATGAACGCTCACTGGTCCGCCGATGTGACGGCGCAAATCGGACGGCTCGAAAAATATGCCGGCGGCAGTCCGATCACCGAGCGCCGTCTCGATCTCAATGGCGTGGCGTCTGTTGCATATCACTTCTGA
- a CDS encoding multidrug effflux MFS transporter: MNPAHPDGTFVAARPANSPRFLLFLVCLFASAGQLAIDIYVPALPAMARYFATSPQAIQSSVSGYMAAYALGQLTLGPVADAYGRKRVLAFGLVVFTLGCLLSLAATNLETFLIARCLQGFGIAATNLLAKAIITDSFSGHALMHAFTYMSIAWGLAPIVAPVIGAHLQTAFGWKACLVFLLIYSIVMWALVWRYRETLRRPVRLEPRTLMANAGKVLASPVFQSCFLAQGLCYSILLVFNIVGPFMVQNTLHKPPTYFGYLALGIGMMYFFGGLSNRVHGPRLPSAEARLRIGSWTMAAASAVMLLLALTVGLRVWTLALPVLVMGFCAGAMYPTLMAKGNSLFPHIAGLTSAILGCALLLVSSAMMGLAGFVSVQVLTPLAAFFVLVGMTVVWMVGKLLRHLEAQGNG; the protein is encoded by the coding sequence ATGAACCCTGCTCATCCGGACGGCACATTCGTCGCCGCGCGCCCGGCGAACTCGCCGCGCTTTCTGCTGTTCCTCGTGTGTCTGTTCGCATCGGCAGGGCAGCTTGCCATCGACATCTACGTGCCCGCGCTACCCGCGATGGCGCGCTATTTCGCGACCTCGCCGCAAGCGATCCAGTCGAGCGTCTCGGGCTACATGGCGGCCTACGCGCTCGGCCAACTGACGCTCGGACCCGTGGCGGACGCATACGGCCGCAAGCGCGTGCTCGCGTTCGGGCTCGTCGTCTTCACGCTCGGCTGCCTGCTGTCGCTCGCCGCGACGAACCTCGAAACGTTTCTCATCGCGCGCTGCCTGCAAGGCTTCGGCATTGCGGCGACGAATCTGCTCGCGAAGGCCATCATCACCGATTCGTTCTCAGGCCATGCGTTGATGCACGCGTTCACGTATATGTCGATCGCTTGGGGGCTCGCCCCGATTGTCGCGCCCGTGATCGGTGCGCATCTGCAAACCGCGTTCGGCTGGAAGGCGTGCCTCGTCTTCCTGCTGATCTATTCGATCGTGATGTGGGCGCTGGTGTGGCGTTATCGCGAGACCTTGCGGCGGCCGGTGCGGCTCGAGCCGCGCACGCTGATGGCGAACGCGGGCAAGGTGCTCGCAAGTCCGGTGTTTCAGAGCTGCTTTCTCGCGCAGGGCCTGTGCTACAGCATTCTGCTCGTGTTCAATATCGTCGGACCGTTCATGGTCCAGAACACGCTGCACAAGCCGCCGACGTACTTCGGTTATCTCGCGCTCGGCATCGGCATGATGTACTTCTTCGGCGGTCTGTCGAACCGCGTGCATGGTCCGCGTCTGCCGAGCGCCGAAGCGCGGCTGCGCATCGGCTCATGGACGATGGCGGCTGCGTCGGCCGTCATGCTGCTGCTCGCGTTGACCGTCGGCCTTCGGGTATGGACGCTCGCGCTGCCCGTGCTCGTGATGGGCTTTTGCGCCGGCGCGATGTATCCGACGCTCATGGCGAAAGGCAATTCGCTGTTCCCGCACATCGCGGGGTTGACGAGTGCGATTCTGGGCTGCGCGCTGCTGCTTGTTTCGTCGGCGATGATGGGACTCGCGGGCTTCGTCTCGGTGCAGGTGCTGACGCCGCTCGCCGCGTTCTTCGTGCTCGTCGGAATGACCGTCGTATGGATGGTGGGCAAGCTGCTGCGGCATCTGGAAGCGCAGGGCAACGGCTAG
- a CDS encoding bile acid:sodium symporter family protein, whose protein sequence is MLARITRLFPLWAVLASVAAYFSPSSVTGIAPHVTTLLTIIMLSMGVTLSIDDFRRVFTRPAPVVAGIVLHYLVMPLAAWVIAKALRMPPDLTAGMVLVGSVASGTASNVMIYLARGDVALSVTISALSTLVGVFATPLLTRLYVDASIAVDVHGMLMSILQIVALPIIVGLIVNHFFGKLVRKIEPVLPLVSMVSILLIIAAVVGGTQKSIASVGVVVALGVVLHNGIGLLGGYWGGRLLGFDEAVCRTLAIEVGMQNSGLAATLGKLYFTPIAALPGALFSVWHNLSGSMLAGHWAGRPAKGSTRDADAQRVAANRSGA, encoded by the coding sequence ATGCTTGCTCGCATTACCCGTCTTTTTCCGCTCTGGGCCGTACTTGCTTCGGTTGCCGCGTACTTCTCGCCGTCATCGGTCACCGGCATCGCGCCGCACGTGACGACACTGCTCACCATCATCATGCTGTCGATGGGCGTGACGCTTTCCATCGACGATTTCCGGCGCGTCTTCACGCGTCCGGCGCCGGTCGTCGCCGGCATCGTCCTGCACTATCTCGTGATGCCGCTCGCCGCCTGGGTCATCGCGAAGGCGCTGCGCATGCCGCCCGATCTCACCGCGGGCATGGTGCTCGTCGGCAGCGTCGCGAGCGGCACGGCGTCGAACGTGATGATCTATTTGGCGCGCGGCGATGTCGCGCTTTCGGTGACGATCAGCGCGCTCTCCACACTCGTCGGCGTGTTCGCGACGCCGCTGCTCACGCGCCTTTATGTCGATGCGTCCATCGCCGTCGATGTGCACGGCATGCTCATGAGCATCCTGCAGATCGTCGCGCTGCCGATCATCGTCGGGCTGATCGTGAATCATTTCTTCGGCAAGCTGGTGCGCAAGATCGAGCCGGTGCTGCCGCTCGTGTCGATGGTGTCGATCCTGCTCATCATCGCGGCGGTCGTCGGCGGAACGCAGAAGAGCATTGCGTCGGTGGGCGTCGTCGTGGCGCTGGGCGTGGTGCTGCACAACGGCATCGGATTGCTCGGCGGCTACTGGGGCGGGCGTCTGCTCGGTTTCGACGAAGCCGTTTGCCGCACGCTGGCGATCGAAGTGGGCATGCAGAACTCGGGTCTCGCCGCGACGCTCGGCAAGCTCTACTTCACGCCGATTGCCGCGCTGCCCGGCGCGCTGTTTTCCGTGTGGCACAACCTGTCGGGCTCGATGCTCGCGGGTCACTGGGCGGGGCGTCCGGCGAAAGGGTCGACTCGCGATGCCGACGCGCAACGCGTCGCCGCAAACCGCAGCGGCGCATAG